The window CTCAAGTCGGTCCAACTTTGTTTAATTGTGGTTGTCCGCTTGTATAATCAACTCAACTGGGTTAAGAAGATATCCAACTTTGAGAAAGAGTTAGGAGGGTCTAGGAGTTTGGTTTTGAATAATCCTCCTCAAAATATAGGTAAAAAGCAAGACACTTGTTGGAGTTACTCTAACTTCCTTTAATTCTGAATCTCTATTTCTTCCTCTACGTTCTTCGTAATTTAGCGGTTCTTAGTTTACATTGCTTGATTGTGTCATTTTATTGGCGACTCTTTATCTTGATTTTTACTCATGTATTTATCTAGAGCTTACTATAAAATagataaatcatatataattttgcaGTTAAGGGATATTTAATAAAAccgttaaatataaatttaaatcgaCGATACTTTTTGTTTTTTAGCGCTATTATTTGTTAACTACTTAAAAAATTGTTACGGGATAGTTAAATGTTGCAGTAGTATTTTGTTGTAACACAAAATCCGAGGTTTTAGTAGGTAGCCGTTATTTTATAGTAGGGGTCAAATGCAACATCGAAAGagaaatatgaattttatgttGCATTAGTCATTTTTCAGTGTGTTGCAgcatattttgatgttatatcaTATATTGCATATTCTTGTAGGCTGTTTTTGGCATAGTGATAATTTGAGTCcgaaattttcaaaatgcagaTAAAATCATAACTAATTTTGTTGGATTGGATTGGAGTTGGGTCttaattttcaactttttttagtttgaatGTGATTCGGaccttgtcaaaaaaaaatgaaattgaatCCAGATATTGAAAAACCTAATCCGGTCATCCCTAAAGCTACATGCATGTAGTCACAGAAAACCTAAAGGTAATACTCActtcgtttcaaattagatgtccattttaaaaaaatcacacagtttaagaagaGTGAATgtacacaaattaattgcattaaatgatcaaaatatgtggagtgagattgatataggaaatataaataagagatatgtggtgTATAAATgactttgaaaatatgattttgctttgaaagttgaagtggacaagtaatttgaaacaaaaaaatttcttaaaagtggacatgCAAATTGAAACGGAAGGAATAATATACTAACCAAAACTTGTAGTAAGCAGTTTTACGTTTTCACCCTTCCTTGACGAGCTGTAGACGTGCTCCTAAAAAAAAACTCGTAATCCAGTCATAAAGTTGGTCAACTGTTTATGTTAATTGCATGCTTAGGAAAcatgtttttattttcattactcCTTCCATCTCATTTTATGTGATCTcatttcttttttgggacgtcccaaaaagaatgaacctacaatacttactatttttgaacactacttttcactattacacacactacctctatattttatactctctttttattaaataaacaatattccacccactactttcctccactatctcaaatctattattaaatattgatgggtcccaccactttacccacttttcaactacatttactacctttttcttaatctcggTGAAAGGCAAACCAGTTCacataaattgggacggagggagtataagataTTGGCTTTTTACGTACTTAACAAACTTGTCATCGATATGAGCGGTTTGGCTGAAATAATGACTTACGACTTCACCTGACTTATatgaattgagattttaaaatgtCTATTTGTATAATGTTAACTCATTAACGCTTTATGGGTtagtaaaaatttaataataaaaataaaagtgttttataagtaacttataacttatgcataatttttatccaaaaaaaaaattcaaaaattaagtcattaaaaaatataactcaaactaacttctgattttaggtaacttatttttgacttattatataaataaacatttttcaaattaaagttgaaaagagATTTAAACGCATCTTAAAGCGGGGATAAATAGGATAAGATGACTGAGTGCGTCTCCTCAGTTAATAATACTACAAACTGTTTAAGGGGAACCGTATTTGTGTAAAATTTTGCTCCACTCCACATAAGGGACGACCGTGTTCGGCACGCAATactctaataaaaatatagcttgataaattattttgtatcttttttttctgaataaataataaCTATCACAATTTTTATAcaagaattttatttttcaaaagaataaAGGAATTATGTTTCATATGCGTCTTAAAATGCATGTCGgacaataaaaaaatgtaaagaaatgagatggACAAAAAGAGTATATTGTTGTTACGAACTCAAAATAAGGATTGCTTATAAAATACTTGGCTTAAGCCAAATACTTTACATTATCAAATTTCAAGTTGGTATATAGGGTGAGTAATGCTTTTTGTgcgtaaatcaaatatatataaagtgtATAATTGTCCAATGGGAacgtatataattaatttttatggtAGGTTTATAATGAGTTGACTCAATAATTAAGACACGTTATGTATGTACGATGATGCATGTTAGAGTTTGTATTATTGAACTATATTGATGAACAATTATAGTGCAAGTAGTAAATATGCATGAAAAGTATTGCAAGTAGAGAGAAGACCCTGAATGCTGGATCTGTCTCATGTTAATTTGCTTCTAGGTCTCTCCGTTCCTCTATATATAAGAGGCTTAACCAAAACTAAGTACACTCAAAATACCCCAACTGAAGTTTTGCAGATTACAGTACATTTTCAATCAATAATAATCTGATTTTGTCTGCAAAATTAGATGGCTAACCCAAAGAATCCAGATGTAGAAGCATTGGTTCAACCCAAATATGATAGGaaagatgctcatgtcaaattACTTGATGATCTTGTTAATGTGAATTCACTATTCACCTTAGCTGTGTTCGTTGGCTTATCTCAGGCTTCACCAGGCATCCGCAGCCTGGAGAATCGTCATGAGTGTGACGCTGGTCCTGGGGTAGCCAAAATGCTGGTCCTCTACGAGGTTGTGGCCTTTGCTTGCTTTCTTTTGTCGAGTCTTGTGGCGAAAGTGCTTAAACTAATTCTTAGTTTGGATGGTAAGAAAATCAGTATTATTCGACAGGGATTTGATGTGAAAGATGCTTTGTTGCTCCTAACTGCATTTTCCTCTGTTACTGGGATTATATTGCTTACTCTTTCGGTTGTGAATGTGGTTCAGATTAGAATTGGTCTGTATTCTTGTGGAAGTGCTGAGGCAAGGAAGGCCATTTGGGCTCTGTGTACAATTGTTGCCATTGCTTTAGTAATCTATGTTGTGTCCATCATTGTAGGTATTTATGCTTCTATCAGTGGCGATGCTGATCCTGCTTTAGTTTCTGCTCAGGGTAACACGTCGAACCAAGACAATAACAGTAGTGCTGACACTCTCCGTCTTACTGATCAGAAGCAGAATGGTATCTAGTTTCAACAAGTTAGCCGAATGTTTTATTTTGTGGCttgatgaataaaatataagctTTAGATATGTATTCAGGTCTAGTGTTTTGCTTTCGTGTGTTGTACAATTGCTAAGATGTCTAAATACAACGAGGGTTGAAATTTACCTAATGGTGCTTGCCATGCTAATTGCAGGGTTGTGGACTTAAATATATCCCAGTCATTTTCGGGACCATGTACTTTATTGACTAATAAAGGGTATGAGATAATGAAGGCAACTAATTTCAACTGTAACAATTTCTTGTGAAATAACTCAAAAGGATGATTACCGAGGTTAAAACACGAAAGATGGGCTCTGCTAACACGTTAAGCTACTAATTCTGCTAAAATCTTGGGGTGTTAAATGGAAGTTTTTGGACTAGAATGTATCGTTAGAAAGTATTTGCATTACTTGCAATCTGATAACAGTACGCTTGTTTTACCAATTTTGAGCTTACATTTTGGTTGCTGTGGACCATGATAAGCAGAGGATAACAAGCAAAATGCCGATCACACCAAAGTTATGTCAAATTGCTACAAATTCGGTGCGTTACATTCGCCTAAATTTCACGCAGGAGAAAAAAACAGTATCTGATTCCTATATGACATAGGGAAAGTGACATTAGTGTTCTTAGTTTCACTTGTCGCCTTATAAATAGTAGATGTGCAAGTAGGGTTTAAACCGTGAAAATATTTGTGGTACCACAAAATTGTATGTCAATCTTAGATTATAGTTCCAAAATCttaaacttatatatttgtttatatgtgTAGCTAAACTTGATTTCGTTCTGTTTTTGTGATTTCAGATGAATGAAAGGAGACCTTTGGGAAAAGAAGCAGAGGATCAAATGACACAAAAATTTAATGATCAGCAAATAGAagtaaaatttgatagaaaagaTGCTCATATCAAATCACTTGATGATCTTGTTAATGTCAATTCCTTGTTCACCctagcggtgttcgttggcttATCTCAAGCTTCACCAGGCATTCGCAGCCTAGAGAACCGTCATGACTGTGACGCTGGTCCAGGCGTAGCTAAATGGCTCGTCGTCTATGAAGTTGTAGCATTTGCGTGTTTCCTTCTATCCAGCCTTGTGGCGAAAGTACTTAAGCTACATCTATGCTTGGAATGTCGAAGATATAGTTTTGTGAAATCAAGATTCGATCTGAAGGACTTTATGTTGATCTTAGCAGCAACTGCTTCTGTTTTGGGCATTATTTTGCTTACGATTTCAGTGGTTGATGTGGTTCAAATTCGAATAGGTTTGTACTCTTGTGGAAGTGTTGAAGCAAGGATAGCTATTTGGGCACTTTGTACAATTGTTGCCATCGGTTTGATGATTTATGTTGTGTCCATAAGCATAGCTATTTATGCTTCTATTATCGGAGATGCTTTACCTGATGATCAGACCCTAAATCCTCGTCAAGCACCCAAAAGTGAGTTTAATATCGTCTGATGACGATTCCATTCAAGGACGACATGGTGGTGTTCCGAAGCTGCATGATCTAGTTTAATTATGCTTCAATACTTGGATCCCATGTTTAATTTGGTACgagaaaaatgaaatgaaaatgtTACGTTTCTATGCTTACGTATGTGGTTAGACATGTTTGGCTCCTCTTGTTAGATgaaattaatgaatttttaggaaaaaaaaattacatggaATGTTATTtggtattatatatttaatagatttttaacCATCCATATTTAGAGATATaggtcatatatttttataaaaataaaaaattaacaagtcacatatattaatctataactctatatcaaaaattaaaaatctaatatttatttaatatagtcccatctaaaatttatatatctagACATAAAAATTTCGtctgatatttatttaatatagtcAAAGGATCACAACAAATCTAGGATGGATTGTAAGGCACTCAGTGTGATGTCCAGGTTATGGTCAAATAATGGGGTGAAGCCAAAGGCACGTTTTACGCTTACAAGACCCCAACTTCGCCAATTATGTGAATGGGTATCATCATTAAATCTTCCTGACGGGTGTTGCTCAAATCTAGCTCGATGTGTCAAAATGGATGTTCTCAAGTTTCACGGGTTAAAATCTCATGATTGTCATATTTTTATGCAAAAATTGATGAGTATTGCTTTTCGTGAGCTCTTACCTCGTGATATTTTGGATGCCCTAGCTGCACTATCGAATTACTTTGTAGACATTTGTTCGATAATTCTAGTACGTAGGGATCTAGAACTTGTAGAGAAATCTATTGTAAAGACATTATGTGTGCTAGAAACTATTTTTCCCCAAGCGTTTTTGACATTATGGAACATTTGGTTTTACACTTGGCCGAAGAATGTCGTCTCGGGGACCGGTTCACTATAGATGGATGTATCCTTATGTACGATTGTTAAAGTTTATGAGAGATAAGATCCAGAATACGGCACGAGTGGAAGGTTCGATTGCGGAAAAATATCAAAGAAGAAACTATAAACTTTTGTTCATATTACTTTAAATCCAATGTTGGCACGGTTCATAACACCTGGGAAGGAACGAAATAGTGGTTGACAAACAAGTGGATAGTATTTTGGAAGTTTTTAGATATCCAATTGAGTTTTGAGAAAACATGTTGTTCGATACTTGGATGATGAGGAATACTTCATTGCGGAATATTATGTTCTCTTGAACATGCCAGAGGTTCAACCGTATATTCGGTATgtttattttgtgaaaaaaatcataaaaagtaCATTTGAATCTTTTTTAACTATCCACACTTTTATGTAGAATACGCATCTTATACGGGTGCAACGCCCGAAGAATTGGAATCACTTCTTAAAACTAACTTCAAAATTTGGTTCAAGAAAAAGGTAacacatttattattttttgatcttgtattactttttattttgatCATGTATTGATTTGTATGTTATTATATTCAGATTGAGAATGATGTTGCAATATATCCACGGTTCAAAGATCTACTTAATGGACCATCTAGCACGATTATTACGTTTGAATCTTGCAAGGTTAATGGATATAAGTTTCATTGTAGATAGTTCCGGTGTCCTTGTCAAAGGTACCTATCATGCTAATGCCcttgaaaattattatgatCAATTAGAAGAAATTATTAGACTTGTTTATAGGGGAGGAAATCATGTGTATTTGTTTAAATGTCGTTGGTTTGATTTCGCGGGAAGCGGTATACGTGTTCACAAAAATCGCATTGTTAGTAAGACATAAAGTCAAGATTAAGGTCGAACGAGGTACTTGTTTTAGCAAGTCAAGCGACTCAAGTTTATTATGCACCAAGTGTATTAAATCCTCGTAGTAACTTATATACggttttttcaattaaaaatagtCCTCTTGATGAATCAACTACCCCTTCTACCAAAAATCCTTACCAAGAAAATATTTCTAATGCAACGACTTCAATATTTTCATTGTTCGTTTACTTTGCACAATATGAGCCAATTCTAAGAATTCGATTCTAAGATCATGATAATGATgaagttgatgatgatgatgaagatgaaactGAAAACAATGAAGAGTTCGATGAGGTCAAGAAAATGAAGATATTGATTAGTGGCCAGATattgtaatttataattatatggatCAAAATTGAAACGTTATGAGATTTGTTTCATGGAATTGAAATTGTAGTTTTATAGATCAAAATTGATATGTTATGAGATTGTTTGTGGAATTTGGTCATTGTATACGTGGAAAACCGACCACAGATAATGTATTTCCGACAATTTTTGGTCATTTCAACCTAGAAAACCGACCGTCTTCAAAACATTTCTGACCAATTAAAGTCATTGTAGTGCAGAAAACTGACCATCGTCGAATCATTTTCGATTAACTATGAACGGTAATGATTTTTAGAGTACATTCAGTGACCCTCTGTTTGAAAACCGACCAATTCAGTACCTTTCCGACCGAATGTTCATTACCGACTGATTTCATACCCTGTCGGTCATTTTTGACTggtgagaaaaacaataaattttatttggctaagTAAgctacaaaaaataaattaataatgttgaAACCAGCTTTTAAtcagttaataaattaataaaaaaatatttatcattgaatattttatataaaatatatttttatttccaaaaaaattatatatatattaactaactagtttcaaattaattattcaaataacaTTAAAATGTAGAATCTTTATGATATAATCTAGTTTAAGCTACTAATCATGATaacaaaaaaagaataatttttttttataaaaacgcTTTACATTACAAATCAAGCATTATAGTGAATGTCGAAGTTCAGGGttggattttattaaaaagttatCCTAGGGTTTACACTTTCGaaatatcaatttattttttaggcTATCCAACTCTACGGATCGTAAATAACtagcctgctctgataccacttgttaggtcatGATTTATTAATAAACTATAAGCGAAATTTTATCTATTGATAAATCGAATGTCAAATAAGCTTGATTAAACAACAAACAAGATCCAAATAAACTCAGCTCTTATTAATCACTATAAGAAGTGTTACAATACTCTCTCAAGAAAAATGTTCTCAAGACCTGCTAGGTTACACAAATATTACTCGTGTTGTGCTTCTTACTCGTCATATCGTAAGACCtaataatctgtgtttatatagtacaAAACTTCTATAATTACTAACTTGATTTACTCAAACGTTTATATCTATAAATAAGCTATATTATATCAATCTTCTTTCTCTCCTTCTCAAAATCAATCTCCAAATACTGATTATATTCGATACTGATCAAGTATCCGCTTACTGACGCGGTTCCATCAGTTGCTGATGCGGTCATTAGTTTCCATGAACTGTATTGTTCTTTTTCGCTTTATTGTGATGATCTCCTAATGCATAAATGAATCTTCCTacgtaacaatctcccccaatttatactTTGTGAAGTAAAGCATAAAGTCAAATGATTCATTGATGCCAAAACATCTTCAAAATTCTATGAAGTAAGTCATATCATCATTATGAGTTTGAATTCTTTGTACCTTTGTGCTTCAAGATTGATTTCTGTCTTTGTTCTCCGATAGCTTGTTTATAGCTTCTGAATCATCCTGCTTTTGTTAGTAATTCTCTGCTTTCTTCGGTACGCTTGTACTTCTATGAAAACTTTGTTCTGTTCTGATCTGAATACATAATAATCACTTGTAGTAATTACCTCTTGGATTCATCAGACTCTATTATTTGAATCGAATTGTAGTTCTCAGCTTCCTTTTCTGAATTATCAGCTTCTTTCTCTGAATTTTCAGCTTCCATATGACTTTCACTTGAGAATAATAATCACCGCAT of the Daucus carota subsp. sativus chromosome 4, DH1 v3.0, whole genome shotgun sequence genome contains:
- the LOC108217037 gene encoding uncharacterized protein LOC108217037 — protein: MANPKNPDVEALVQPKYDRKDAHVKLLDDLVNVNSLFTLAVFVGLSQASPGIRSLENRHECDAGPGVAKMLVLYEVVAFACFLLSSLVAKVLKLILSLDGKKISIIRQGFDVKDALLLLTAFSSVTGIILLTLSVVNVVQIRIGLYSCGSAEARKAIWALCTIVAIALVIYVVSIIVGIYASISGDADPALVSAQGNTSNQDNNSSADTLRLTDQKQNGI